From one Pedobacter faecalis genomic stretch:
- a CDS encoding alpha-galactosidase, whose amino-acid sequence MNGFSRLICFLFALLQVTVCSAKQIIIPFGSEGKIVYHSESGLYDVMAGDNKVISSARGAAKNGGLLLNSTDYMYAGHRLTNITDGFGRGLKYVFNLRRDGQPDMEQVFYVYPGHDYFFTELAIRGKRLVSNYLSPIQAGAVQVSASGGNKVLFVPFDNDAFVRYHTEALRRGLTTTSSEVGVIFDDRSRAGLVAGSVAHTEWKTGVKTAGLNDKQAQFEVTAGYTDPQVTRDQLEHGSLTGSVIRSPRIFVGYFDDWRVGMEAYGKANRIHEKPFVFNWDKPVPFGWNSWGVIQTKLSYENATGVADYFAEELSGFRNDHTAYIDLDSFWDNMTGGMRGDYTKLKAFADHCKRKGLQPGVYWAPFTDWGFASGGNRTAEGSKYRFADMWTKVKQGYHDFDGARALDPTHPGTQRRIDFIVDKLKGCGFTMIKIDFLGHAAAESDAFYDKSVTTGMQAYRVGMEYLVKRLDGQMLIYAAISPSMATGRYAHIRRIACDAWKSMKDTEYTLNSVTYGWWQTYVYNFIDADHVVFGDEAEGVNRARLASALVTGTLITGDDFASPGKWDLTAKKLLQNSELLDIARHGVAFRPEPAESADGAAEVFTSKRNGYMYVAVFNYTGKVKRVVIPLGDIGLKRDKYEAEPLFGVVASPLKASGRLEFALAASDAEIFKIKL is encoded by the coding sequence ATGAATGGGTTTAGCCGATTGATATGCTTTTTGTTTGCGCTTCTGCAGGTCACTGTCTGTTCCGCGAAGCAGATCATCATTCCTTTTGGCAGCGAAGGCAAAATTGTTTACCACTCGGAATCTGGTCTGTATGATGTAATGGCTGGCGACAATAAAGTAATCTCTTCGGCACGAGGCGCAGCTAAGAATGGCGGGTTGCTGCTGAACAGTACAGACTATATGTATGCTGGTCACCGCCTGACAAACATTACTGACGGGTTTGGACGCGGACTTAAATACGTGTTTAATCTGCGGCGTGACGGCCAGCCTGACATGGAGCAGGTGTTCTATGTGTACCCCGGACATGACTATTTTTTTACGGAACTGGCGATAAGAGGCAAGCGCCTGGTGAGCAATTATTTATCGCCCATACAGGCCGGGGCAGTTCAGGTTTCCGCCAGCGGCGGGAATAAAGTACTGTTTGTGCCTTTTGACAACGACGCTTTTGTAAGATATCACACGGAGGCTTTGCGTCGGGGCCTGACAACGACGAGTTCGGAGGTGGGCGTAATATTTGACGATCGAAGCAGGGCAGGACTGGTGGCTGGTTCTGTGGCGCACACGGAATGGAAAACGGGAGTTAAAACGGCGGGCTTGAATGATAAACAGGCGCAGTTTGAAGTCACCGCCGGGTACACCGATCCGCAGGTAACCCGCGATCAGTTGGAGCATGGTAGTCTGACCGGCAGTGTGATCCGTTCACCAAGAATTTTTGTAGGCTATTTTGACGACTGGCGGGTGGGTATGGAGGCTTACGGTAAGGCCAACAGGATTCACGAAAAGCCCTTTGTGTTCAACTGGGACAAACCAGTGCCCTTTGGCTGGAACAGCTGGGGGGTGATACAAACCAAACTGAGCTATGAAAATGCGACTGGTGTGGCGGACTATTTTGCGGAGGAGCTTTCTGGTTTCAGAAATGACCATACGGCTTACATCGACCTGGATTCCTTCTGGGACAATATGACCGGCGGGATGCGCGGCGACTATACCAAACTTAAAGCGTTTGCGGATCACTGCAAGCGGAAAGGCTTGCAGCCTGGCGTGTACTGGGCGCCGTTTACCGACTGGGGTTTTGCCTCAGGAGGTAACAGGACAGCCGAAGGCAGTAAGTACAGGTTTGCCGACATGTGGACCAAGGTGAAGCAAGGCTATCATGATTTTGACGGTGCCAGGGCACTGGACCCTACACATCCCGGGACGCAGAGGCGGATTGACTTTATTGTCGATAAGCTTAAAGGCTGCGGATTTACCATGATCAAGATCGATTTTCTGGGGCATGCCGCGGCTGAGTCGGACGCCTTCTATGATAAATCTGTAACCACTGGAATGCAGGCCTATCGTGTAGGCATGGAATACCTGGTGAAGCGGCTGGATGGACAAATGCTGATCTACGCGGCCATATCGCCCAGTATGGCTACGGGCCGCTATGCGCACATCCGGCGGATTGCCTGTGATGCCTGGAAGAGCATGAAAGATACGGAGTACACGTTGAACAGCGTGACGTATGGCTGGTGGCAGACGTATGTATACAATTTTATCGATGCTGATCACGTTGTATTTGGAGATGAAGCTGAGGGGGTTAACCGGGCAAGGCTTGCTTCGGCGCTTGTTACCGGTACTTTGATTACGGGAGATGATTTTGCCTCGCCAGGCAAATGGGATTTGACGGCGAAAAAGTTGCTGCAAAATAGTGAACTTCTGGACATCGCACGGCATGGGGTAGCTTTCAGGCCGGAACCTGCGGAAAGTGCAGATGGTGCTGCTGAGGTGTTTACGTCGAAGCGAAACGGATATATGTATGTGGCCGTGTTTAACTATACGGGCAAGGTAAAACGTGTTGTGATTCCGCTTGGGGATATAGGTTTAAAACGCGACAAGTACGAGGCTGAACCTCTTTTTGGTGTTGTGGCTTCGCCGTTGAAGGCATCTGGCAGACTGGAGTTTGCGCTTGCCGCTTCAGATGCGGAAATATTTAAGATAAAGTTATAA
- a CDS encoding tagaturonate reductase, with amino-acid sequence MNLSKKTLAVANTDFVAVPSSELLELPEKVLQFGTGVLLRGLPDYFIDKANRKGFFNGRVVVVKSTPKGDAQDFANQDGLYTVCVRGLERGEPVEENLISSAISRVIPADQDWASVLEAGSRQEIKLIVSNTTEVGIQLVKESIDQHPPVSFPAKLLAVLVERYKALGNCAAANLVVVPTELIPDAGAKLKAIVYELIVFNGLDRAFKLWLDRRVYFCSSLVDRIVPGKPDAATLARLEGQLGYSDDLLIICEPYRLWAIEGDAQVADLIGLTGVDDGFIVTSDIEIFRELKVRLLNGTHTLSCGLAVLSGIPTVSSGMTDQSLRNFISVVMQSEIVPAIPYAVEPEVAMAFSASVIDRFANPYIEHLWINITFQYTMKMKIRVVPIILEYYRVFNRVPENIALGFAAYLHFVRPREFRDGKYYGTASGHAYVITDDAAAYFFDKRELADQEYVHTVMADEVLWGTDLTKLNGFAGAVEAKFSYISEKGVKAALAGANSV; translated from the coding sequence ATGAATCTGTCCAAGAAAACGTTGGCAGTTGCCAACACTGATTTTGTAGCCGTTCCGTCTTCTGAACTTCTCGAACTTCCGGAAAAAGTACTGCAGTTTGGTACCGGCGTTTTGCTGCGCGGGCTGCCCGACTATTTCATTGACAAAGCCAACAGAAAGGGCTTTTTTAATGGTCGCGTAGTGGTGGTTAAGTCGACCCCCAAAGGCGACGCTCAGGATTTTGCCAACCAGGATGGTTTGTATACGGTATGTGTTCGCGGATTGGAGCGTGGGGAGCCGGTGGAAGAGAACCTTATCTCCTCGGCCATAAGCCGGGTGATCCCGGCAGATCAGGACTGGGCTTCGGTACTTGAGGCAGGAAGTAGGCAGGAGATCAAACTGATCGTGTCGAACACCACGGAGGTGGGCATTCAACTGGTTAAAGAAAGTATTGACCAACATCCGCCAGTGTCATTTCCGGCAAAGCTGCTGGCTGTGCTTGTGGAACGGTATAAAGCGTTGGGTAATTGTGCCGCGGCAAACCTGGTTGTGGTGCCCACGGAACTCATTCCGGATGCCGGTGCTAAGCTGAAAGCTATTGTTTATGAACTGATTGTGTTTAATGGTCTGGACCGGGCTTTTAAGTTGTGGCTCGACCGTCGGGTTTATTTTTGCAGTTCGCTGGTGGATCGTATCGTGCCTGGTAAACCAGACGCGGCTACGCTGGCCCGGCTGGAAGGGCAACTGGGCTATAGCGATGATCTCCTCATTATTTGCGAACCTTATCGCCTGTGGGCCATAGAAGGCGATGCGCAGGTGGCCGACCTGATTGGGCTTACAGGTGTGGATGATGGTTTTATTGTGACTTCAGATATCGAGATTTTCCGGGAGCTTAAGGTGAGATTGCTCAACGGGACGCATACGCTATCCTGCGGGCTGGCGGTACTCTCTGGCATCCCAACGGTGAGTTCGGGCATGACGGACCAGTCGCTCCGCAACTTCATTTCTGTTGTGATGCAATCGGAGATCGTTCCTGCAATCCCGTATGCCGTAGAGCCGGAAGTGGCTATGGCCTTTTCGGCATCGGTCATTGACCGCTTTGCTAATCCGTATATTGAGCACCTCTGGATCAATATTACTTTTCAGTATACCATGAAGATGAAGATCCGCGTGGTTCCGATCATCCTGGAATATTATCGCGTGTTTAACCGGGTGCCTGAAAATATTGCGTTAGGCTTTGCGGCTTATTTGCATTTTGTGCGCCCGCGGGAGTTTCGCGATGGCAAGTATTACGGCACTGCCAGTGGGCATGCTTATGTGATTACAGATGATGCAGCTGCCTACTTTTTTGATAAGAGGGAGCTTGCAGACCAGGAATATGTGCATACGGTGATGGCTGATGAGGTCTTGTGGGGCACAGACCTGACCAAATTAAATGGCTTTGCCGGGGCAGTTGAGGCAAAATTTTCTTATATTTCGGAAAAGGGCGTGAAAGCTGCGCTCGCCGGTGCGAACAGCGTTTAA
- a CDS encoding MFS transporter, producing the protein MKGKKASGYRWTICALLFFATTVNYLDRQVLSLLKPRLEEIFGWSNSDYANIASVFQFTYAISMLFAGRIIDRLGTKSGFAWAIVIWSIGAIIHAFAVPIGQSIATVLGFVGIASVSVSVAGFMLSRAVLGFGEAGNFPAAIKATAEYFPKRERSFATGIFNSGTNVGAILAPLTVPFIATELGWEAAFIIIGGVGFLWLFFWFRLYDRPEHQKRLSKEELAFIRDGEAEYELPQKESVVPEAKISWIKLLTYRQTWEFTVGKFMTDGVWWFFLFWLPAYLKDQYGMVDTQIMLPLAVLYSMTMFGSIGGGWFPMYFIKKGLEPYDGRMKAMLVIAVFPLVVLAAQPLGHLTFWVPVILIGIGASAHQAWSANLFTTVSDMFPKKAVASVVGIGGMAGGLGGVLITKLGGALFDKYKALGHIETGYTIMFTICALAYLVAWVIMKALVPKYKPITDL; encoded by the coding sequence ATGAAAGGAAAAAAAGCATCTGGCTACAGGTGGACCATCTGTGCTTTATTATTTTTTGCGACGACCGTTAATTATCTGGACAGGCAGGTATTGAGTTTGCTGAAACCCCGGCTGGAAGAGATTTTCGGCTGGTCGAACAGCGACTACGCCAATATTGCTTCTGTATTTCAGTTTACTTATGCCATCTCTATGCTGTTTGCCGGACGTATTATTGACCGGCTGGGCACCAAAAGCGGTTTTGCCTGGGCGATCGTGATATGGTCGATAGGTGCTATAATTCACGCTTTCGCTGTTCCTATCGGTCAGAGTATCGCCACAGTACTGGGTTTTGTAGGTATCGCCTCTGTTTCTGTATCGGTAGCCGGATTTATGTTGTCCAGAGCGGTGCTAGGTTTTGGAGAGGCGGGCAACTTTCCGGCGGCTATTAAGGCTACGGCGGAGTATTTCCCCAAGCGGGAACGTTCGTTTGCCACAGGCATTTTCAATTCAGGGACTAATGTGGGCGCCATTCTGGCGCCGCTGACCGTGCCTTTTATTGCGACGGAATTGGGCTGGGAGGCGGCGTTTATCATCATTGGAGGGGTAGGCTTCTTATGGCTTTTCTTCTGGTTCCGCTTGTATGATCGTCCGGAGCACCAGAAACGCCTATCGAAAGAAGAGCTGGCGTTTATCCGTGACGGTGAGGCAGAATATGAACTGCCGCAAAAGGAATCGGTAGTTCCGGAGGCGAAGATATCCTGGATTAAATTATTAACCTACCGGCAGACCTGGGAGTTTACGGTGGGCAAATTTATGACCGATGGCGTGTGGTGGTTTTTCCTTTTCTGGCTTCCAGCCTATCTGAAAGATCAGTATGGCATGGTGGATACACAGATTATGCTGCCCCTGGCGGTATTGTATAGTATGACGATGTTTGGAAGTATAGGCGGGGGATGGTTTCCGATGTATTTCATTAAAAAAGGACTTGAGCCTTATGACGGCAGGATGAAGGCAATGCTGGTCATTGCAGTGTTCCCGCTGGTGGTATTGGCTGCGCAACCGCTCGGCCATCTTACGTTCTGGGTTCCGGTGATCCTGATCGGTATCGGTGCCTCAGCGCATCAGGCCTGGTCGGCCAACCTCTTTACCACGGTGTCTGACATGTTTCCGAAAAAAGCAGTCGCCTCTGTGGTAGGTATTGGCGGTATGGCAGGCGGACTGGGCGGCGTGCTTATTACCAAGCTTGGGGGAGCGCTATTTGACAAGTACAAGGCCTTGGGGCATATTGAGACGGGTTATACCATCATGTTTACGATTTGTGCGCTGGCTTATCTGGTGGCCTGGGTCATCATGAAGGCTCTGGTTCCGAAGTACAAGCCGATTACTGATTTGTAA